A section of the Alkalihalobacillus sp. LMS39 genome encodes:
- a CDS encoding bifunctional adenosylcobinamide kinase/adenosylcobinamide-phosphate guanylyltransferase, with amino-acid sequence MHFITGGAFNGKSKWAKEHYQLTNRKDTYWYNGYEHVSFSSIVLPDHGVVIVNGVEYVIRSCIQSTTRQQLQEELKRWKAWETVEKSRKFIIIGSDVGKGVVPIEAENRKWRDYVGWFYQDLVNVCDRVDVIWYGISQTIKS; translated from the coding sequence GTGCACTTTATTACAGGAGGTGCCTTTAACGGAAAAAGCAAATGGGCAAAAGAACACTATCAATTGACAAATCGTAAAGATACTTATTGGTATAATGGTTATGAACATGTTTCCTTTTCAAGTATCGTCCTACCAGATCATGGTGTTGTCATTGTAAATGGCGTAGAATATGTTATTCGATCTTGTATACAGTCAACAACACGGCAGCAGCTTCAAGAAGAACTGAAGCGTTGGAAAGCTTGGGAAACGGTTGAAAAATCACGCAAATTCATTATTATTGGGTCAGACGTAGGAAAAGGAGTCGTACCGATCGAAGCAGAGAATCGAAAATGGCGTGACTATGTAGGATGGTTTTATCAAGATCTTGTTAACGTTTGTGACAGAGTCGATGTCATTTGGTATGGAATATCACAAACGATTAAATCGTAG